A section of the Pochonia chlamydosporia 170 chromosome 2, whole genome shotgun sequence genome encodes:
- a CDS encoding cell wall proline rich protein (similar to Cordyceps militaris CM01 XP_006666880.1), whose product MATSPNVACAADAGASPSSIHPFQSSLDRLAISNHATPGALDHDASIPADPRPANPPFVFPASPASPSTTPASRQRRRPVSMVDLQSRSSATDINRAPGPAALPQFSFNPGAALPADPDSMMTLSPPITPNSARPIPSPSRPAGHGHRRGGSEFVGGSIRDGSSIAVMSTSPTKSESGFPSPGLHPPRRGHRRGVSGTISTNDLPILHPQPDFLRQKGSSAPNSPIAFNPRETALLPLDHQPSPLPEPANAVPLQAANATEENTINNHSITVPTSPARPEPIPRQSRPGRARVGFSDTLEFIPRPLSLVSSDTSSTVTARPGHSVSGSISSLVSAASPGPHESPAPLTRSPTRETVDSRPSTAGAILERTSDFKAVAAGVNTSPRRRNSIPTLLDMASSQATGAPSPSPTKTPKRWSFFGLDPFISSAPASKHRSSSSDSSESVSKTVPGGFPSDHESDSSGDEATGDNSTSSKRGRKKASKKKRVKGWAGSILPLRSNKKRSKVHAVRPPTPPASVGPVEDEDDENEALESAETGISPVPVPSPAPPVLTITESPPLEEPSAPKQRSEEESAYPMIDLDAALGPFNTPLPHNPEWDAAQRAAGNVNKRRLHSAQGLKGFSGPGMHYHRRAESAPDLPPFDPGRAGIHRFGSSSTMADVFEEDEEDDVGEGEMKPDQDEDGPKAPVAAGDDDSDGEITPPATEPAPDSLVHDVDDLPAAAIRRRASSGTCNTDNSASVHAVRTECSRTSLHEEVIAEEHPSIIFRGASLFPAAPIDQQDSASSSPRLPHGLRELSPVEVNQTVPLSPYSTSHASSYPSPRSPMSMDAQRISTAPSSVTDETSFHSLLMGEPGPEVRISVDYDIPSLTSSTSTMTRESAFIPNARMSQPSLREQRPSSVSSAAFGRRRSSLVSLSRLISSSHGERSKLSMEVTLDNETEGKRSRSKSSKTKRLGRMMQFWKPSKEPGPT is encoded by the coding sequence ATGGCAACTTCTCCCAACGTGGCCTGCGCGGCTGATGCCGGTGCCTCACCCTCAAGCATCCATCCTTTCCAGAGCTCATTGGATCGCCTTGCTATTTCAAATCATGCCACGCCGGGTGCGTTGGATCACGATGCCTCAATTCCAGCCGACCCACGACCTGCCAACCCTCCATTCGTCTTCCCCGCGAGCcctgcttctccttcgaCGACACCAGCGTCCAGGCAGCGGCGACGACCTGTTTCCATGGTAGATCTTCAAAGCAGGTCTTCAGCTACAGACATAAACAGGGCTCCCGGGCCTGCTGCACTGCCTCAGTTTAGCTTCAACCCTGGTGCAGCTCTGCCTGCTGACCCTGATTCGATGATGACTCTCAGCCCACCCATTACGCCAAATTCAGCGAGACCGATCCCGTCGCCCTCTCGGCcggctggacatggacaccGACGCGGAGGGAGTGAGTTTGTGGGAGGTAGCATTCGTGATGGTAGCTCCATTGCTGTCATGAGCACCAGCCCAACCAAGTCAGAGAGCGGCTTTCCTTCGCCAGGACTTCACCCACCCCGACGTGGTCATCGACGTGGTGTTTCTGGTACCATTTCTACAAACGATTTGCCTATTCTTCATCCACAGCCTGATTTCTTGAGACAAAAGGGAAGCAGTGCGCCTAATAGCCCAATTGCATTTAATCCCAGGGAAACTGCTTTGTTACCACTAGATCACCAACCGTCGCCCCTGCCAGAGCCTGCAAACGCCGTCCCTCTCCAAGCGGCCAACGCCACCGAGGAAAACACAATCAACAACCACTCGATAACTGTGCCCACCTCTCCAGCAAGACCTGAGCCAATCCCAAGACAGTCGCGGCCAGGGCGAGCCCGTGTTGGATTTTCGGACACTCTAGAATTTATTCCCCGGCCACTATCACTAGTCTCCAGTGATACATCAAGCACCGTGACTGCTCGCCCAGGGCACTCCGTGTCGGGCAGTATATCTTCActtgtttctgctgcttccCCTGGCCCTCATGAGAGCCCTGCTCCTCTAACTCGGAGTCCCACCCGTGAGACGGTAGACTCCAGACCAAGCACTGCAggtgccattttggagcGTACCTCAGATTTCAAGGCCGTGGCTGCTGGAGTCAACACATCTCCAAGACGACGGAACTCCATTCCGACGCTGCTGGATATGGCCAGCTCACAAGCCACAGGCGCGCCATCACCCAGTCCAACAAAGACTCCCAAAAGGTGGTCCTTCTTTGGTTTGGATCCGTTTATAAGCTCTGCGCCGGCTTCCAAGCATCGGTCATCCAGTTCTGATTCTTCAGAGTCCGTTTCAAAGACAGTTCCAGGTGGTTTTCCATCCGATCATGAATCCGATTCCTCAGGCGATGAGGCTACTGGAGACAACTCAACCAGCTCGAAAAGGGGACGCAAGAAGGCcagcaaaaagaagagagtTAAGGGTTGGGCTGGTTCAATCTTGCCACTTCGAAGCAACAAGAAGCGATCCAAGGTGCATGCAGTTCGCCCGCCCACACCACCTGCATCGGTGGGCCcggttgaggatgaagacgacgagaatGAAGCCTTGGAATCAGCAGAGACCGGAATATCGCCCGTACCTGTACCTTCACCTGCACCTCCCGTTCTTACGATAACTGAGTCACCACCACTGGAGGAGCCTAGTGCTCCTAAGCAGCGGTCCGAGGAGGAGAGCGCGTATCCTATGATCGATCTAGATGCTGCTCTTGGTCCTTTCAACACCCCTCTGCCTCATAACCCGGAGTGGGACGCAGCACAGCGGGCTGCTGGCAATGTCAACAAGCGGCGTCTACACAGCGCTCAAGGGTTGAAAGGGTTTAGTGGACCCGGCATGCATTATCATCGCCGAGCTGAATCCGCGCCCGATCTGCCGCCTTTCGATCCTGGTCGGGCCGGCATTCATCGGTTTGGCAGCAGTTCTACAATGGCAGATGTGttcgaagaagatgaggaagacgacgtAGGGGAGGGTGAGATGAAGCCAGAtcaggatgaagatggtccCAAAGCACCTGTGGCCGCAGGCGACGATGATTCTGATGGAGAGATAACACCGCCAGCAACAGAGCCGGCCCCAGATTCCTTGGTCCACGACGTCGACGACTTGCCAGCGGCTGCGATTCGTCGCAGAGCAAGCTCTGGTACCTGCAACACCGACAACTCCGCCTCCGTCCATGCAGTTCGCACAGAGTGTTCCAGAACATCGCTTCATGAAGAGGTCATTGCTGAAgagcatccatccatcatttTCCGGGGCGCTTCATTGTTCCCTGCTGCGCCAATCGATCAACAAGATTCTGCTTCGTCGTCTCCAAGATTGCCACATGGACTTAGAGAGTTGTCACCAGTGGAGGTCAATCAAACTGTACCCTTAAGCCCCTACTCGACAAGTCACGCTTCTTCCTATCCGTCTCCCCGGTCACCTATGTCCATGGACGCGCAGCGAATCTCCACTGCTCCCTCATCTGTCACGGATGAGACCAGTTTCCACTCACTGCTAATGGGTGAGCCCGGGCCTGAAGTGCGAATATCAGTCGACTACGACATCCCTTCACTGACCTCAAGCACCTCAACAATGACGAGGGAGAGCGCCTTTATTCCCAACGCACGCATGTCACAACCGAGCCTCCGCGAGCAACGCCCATCATCGGTCTCGTCAGCCGCATTCGGACGTCGtcggtcaagtctggtatcCCTGAGCAGGCTTATCAGCAGCTCCCATGGTGAAAGGAGCAAGCTATCCATGGAAGTGACGTTGGATAACGAGACTGAGGGCAAAAGAAGTCGATcgaagagcagcaagacaaAACGACTTGGTCGAATGATGCAGTTTTGGAAGCCGAGCAAAGAGCCAGGCCCAACCTGA
- a CDS encoding CFEM domain-containing protein (similar to Beauveria bassiana ARSEF 2860 XP_008599063.1) codes for MVSQNISREADERGLIASLCVAIVFVTMRTGARWFKNRRIPIEMEDLFMYLALVSFAITCALYYATIDTFFNVMAITAQEMKPYPSLEHDLVVMLYEFFTVQFFFWLTLWSVKWSLLFMFKRLTDGLPLYNKIWWGVLIFSVLTFIGCCISNFTSCSSMHAWFTAGECATPRDSRAKEISLWFSLGADLATDLMIMAVPIRVMWNLRISLVEKISIGVVFLVGVITMVTAIIRSVSLESSASSGQVSTTWLMLWAGIEGAVAIIVGCLPSFAIFIRGRVVASRAQHDGSSNMNPSGYRSNPKSKERTGSSNRSQNDHQFWQLRDTASDKSLVDGGIIVTRSWSQKWHNSAGRTRVHKDGETEHELNDMGV; via the exons ATGGTGTCACAAAATATCTCCCGCGAAGCAGACGAG AGAGGTCTCATCGCATCACTATGCGTGGCCATCGTTTTCGTCACCATGCGCACCGGGGCGCGATGGTTTAAGAATCGTAGAATTCCGATTGAAATGGAGGATCTCTTCATGTACCTCGCCTTGGTATCGTTTGCCATCACTTGCGCGCTCTACTATGCCACGATTGAtaccttcttcaacgtcaTGGCCATCACTGCCCAGGAGATGAAGCCATATCCCAGTTTGGAACATGACCTGGTCGTCATGCTGTACGAGTTCTTTACCGTCCAATTCTTTTTCTGGTTGACGCTGTGGTCCGTTAAATGGAGCTTGCTGTTCATGTTCAAGAGGCTCACGGACGGATTACCTTTGTACAACAAGATTTGGTGGGGGGTTCTGATATTCTCCGTCTTGACCTTTATTGGGTGCTGCATCAGCAATTTTACCAGCTGCTCATCTATGCATGCTTGGTTTACGGCAGGCGAGTGCGCCACACCTAGGGATTCGAGGGCAAAGGAGATCAGTCTGTGGTTCAGTCTTGGCGCAGACTTGGCGACCGACTTAATGA TTATGGCTGTTCCTATTCGTGTCATGTGGAATCTGAGAATCTCACTGGTTGAGAAGATTAGTATCGGCGTCGTTTTTCTGGTTGGTGTTATTACCATGGTGACTGCCATTATCAGAAGCGTGTCGTTGGAGTCGAGTGCATCGTCCGGCCAAGTCAGCACGACATGGCTCATGCTG TGGGCTGGTATCGAAGGAGCTGTCG CAATCATTGTCGGCTGTCTCCCTTCgttcgccatcttcatccgCGGTCGGGTCGTCGCATCCCGTGCCCAACATGACGGCAGTTCAAATATGAACCCGTCCGGGTATCGATCAAATCCAAAATCCAAAGAGCGAActggcagcagcaaccgTTCACAGAATGATCATCAATTTTGGCAACTGCGCGATACAGCAAGTGATAAGAGTTTAGTAGACGGGGGGATTATTGTAACGAGAAGTTGGAGCCAGAAGTGGCACAACTCGGCAGGGAGGACAAGGGTACACAAGGACGGGGAAACGGAGCATGAATTAAATGATATGGGCGTTTAA
- a CDS encoding FAD binding domain-containing protein (similar to Cordyceps militaris CM01 XP_006669573.1), whose protein sequence is MRLFGLSTVLLAQLGLSAATLTLSEVQAQIEAYQEQNGTNVARSAPQFGCTLACGFLAFSNSGKLSYPNSPTYEFEESRYWSQQQALTHPACRFTPGSAEDVSLAVLTSRVTQCKFAVKSGGHAAFAGASNIEGGVTLDLRKLNQIVVSADKKQTAVGAGNVWYDVYTKLQPMGLTVIGGRVSAIGVGGLTLGGGISFFSNRYGWACDNVNNYQVVFADGTIRDVNPKSYSDLYWALRGGGNNFGIVTRFDLATYPQGDMWAGAQTFLLNKDTTAAVNNAFYNFAINSPQDPYAQIITAYAYAQTQNIYVIASDLQYGKPTPNPAILKNFTDIPGPIADTLRVTNLTGLTLEFNNTNPGGFRQTYWALMTGNDAALMTEMVSIYQEEVEKVKDAPGIVPSVIFQPISTDQTKFFSKNGGNPLGLAGQGPLNLINIDISWSNVADDTRILAAAQNMATRFAAAAKAKGLDHPYLYQNYAALQQDVFSSYGKDNVARLKSVQAKYDPTKVWQKLQPGYFKLG, encoded by the exons ATGCGCCTTTTCGGTCTCAGTACCGTGTTGCTGGCCCAGCTGGGTTTGAGTGCCGCCACTCTCACCCTGAGCGAGGTTCAAGCACAGATTGAGGCATATCAAGAGCAGAATGGAACCAATGTTGCCCGATCGGCTCCCCAGTTTGGATGTACTCTGGCC TGTGGCTTCTTAGCCTTTTCCAACTCGGGAAAACTATCATACCCAAATAGCCCGACTTATGAATTCGAGGAATCGCGGTACTGGTCACAACAGCAGGCACTCACTCATCCCGCCTGTCGATTCACGCCGGGTTCTGCTGAGGACGTCTCACTGGCTGTGTTGACTTCCCGAGTGACCCAATGCAAGTTTGCCGTCAAGAGTGGCGGCCACGCTGCCTTTGCTGGCGCCTCCAACATTGAGGGCGGCGTGACACTGGATCTGAGAAAGCTCAACCAGATTGTTGTCTCTGCTGACAAGAAGCAGACAGCAGTTGGCGCCGGAAATGTCTGGTACGATGTTTACACCAAGCTCCAGCCGATGGGTTTGACCGTCATCGGAGGCAGAGTTTCTGCTATTGGTGTCGGCGGTTTGACTTTGGGCGGAGGTATTTCGTTCTTTTCTAACCGTTATGGCTGGGCTTGTGACAATGTCAATAACTACCAG GTCGTGTTTGCAGATGGCACCATCCGTGATGTCAATCCCAAGTCATACTCCGACTTGTATTGGGCCCTGCGTGGCGGAGGAaacaactttggcattgTCACCCGTTTCGATCTCGCGACATATCCTCAAGGTGATATGTGGGCTGGTGCGCAGACCTTCCTTCTCAACAAGGACACCACCGCTGCTGTCAACAACGCGTTCTATAATtttgccatcaactcccCGCAAGATCCATACGCTCAGATCATCACTGCATATGCGTACGCCCAGACTCAAAATATATACGTAATCGCTTCTGATCTCCAGTACGGAAAACCCACTCCCAACCCTGCTATTCTGAAGAACTTCACGGATATTCCCGGACCAATTGCGGACACGCTCCGTGTTACCAATCTGACCGGCCTGACCCTTGAattcaacaacaccaaccctgGTGGTTTCCG GCAAACCTATTGGGCCCTTATGACTGGCAACGACGCTGCCTTAATGACTGAGATGGTTTCCATTTACCAAGAGGAAgttgagaaggtcaaggacGCGCCAGGAATTGTTCCTTCCGTTATCTTCCAACCAATCTCCACGGATCAGACAAAGTTCTTCTCCAAGAACGGTGGAAACCCTCTGGGGCTTGCTGGCCAGGGTCCCTTGAACC TGATCAACATTGATATCTCATGGTCCAATGTAGCTGATGACACTCGTATCCTTGCCGCCGCTCAGAACATGGCCACTCGGttcgccgctgccgccaaggcGAAGGGCCTGGACCACCCGTACCTGTACCAAAACTACGCTGCTCTGCAACAGGATGTCTTTTCGAGCTATGGAAAGGACAATGTGGCGAGGTTGAAGTCGGTTCAGGCCAAGTACGATCCTACCAAGGTGTGGCAGAAGCTGCAACCAGGATACTTCAAACTTGGTTAA
- a CDS encoding ribosomal protein DAP3 (similar to Metarhizium acridum CQMa 102 XP_007807414.1), which translates to MASSAASSLRGLVRPSIPIAPRIHPIILARAAFFSTTSSLAAAPPPTIKSRRDLPKKQKKTFKKKTNVVAVKKPNPGERKAFRKRIQLSNNSALPVQNIDELTPETLAKIESKGKMFALPDKVVDQLRALEAFKTTQMWNLFRRPHVLVRDETVELMRRLEGSMEKKEALKCVLTGSKLSGKSLTLLQSMSYALMNDWVVLHIPEGQDLTNGNTEYSPIEGTEPLQFAQPVYTLKLLQNILKANKAVLEKLTLQKDWSRFTHLKQGATLADLVLSAKESENAWPTLNALWTELTLPGRPPVLFALDGLAHINKMSEYRDPSFNQVHAHELSLVRVFVDALSGKTKLPNGGAIIAATSDNNTHYHPSQELVLSQLEAGQAGREIPKPNPYEKKYDERVYESLKNSYVFRIEGVSKDEGRVLMEYWGASGMLRTVLNTRTVSEKWALGGHGIVGEMERASLLTMRM; encoded by the exons ATGGCTTCCTCAGCGGCTTCCTCTCTCCGAGGCCTGGTCAGGCCATCCATTCCGATTGCGCCTCGAATTCAtcccatcatcctcgcccgAGCGGCATTCTTCTCGACCACGTCTTCCTTAGCCGCTGCTCCGCCTCCAACAATCAAGTCCCGCAGAGATCTTCCAAAAAAGCAGAAGAAAACTTTCAAAAAGAAGACCAATGTCGTGGCTGTCAAGAAGCCGAATCCAGGAGAGCGCAAAGCCTTCCGCAAGCGCATTCagctcagcaacaacagtGCCTTGCCAGTTCAGAACATTGACGAGTTGACGCCCGAAACGTTAGCCAAGATCGAGAGCAAAGGCAAGATGTTTGCTCTGCCGGATAAAGTGGTTGATCAGTTGAGGGCTCTGGAGGCTTTCAAGACTACCCAAATGTGGAATTTGTTTAGACGGCCGCACGTTTTGGTCAGGGATGAGACGGTCGAACTGATGAGAAGATTGGAAGGGTccatggagaagaaggaggcgcTGAAGTGCGTGCTCACCGGGAGTAAATTGTCGGGAAAGAGCTTGACTCTGCTGCAGTCCATGTCATATGCATTGATGAATGATTGGGTTGTTCTGCACATTCCTGAAG GTCAAGACCTTACCAACGGCAATACCGAATACTCACCCATCGAAGGCACCGAGCCATTGCAGTTTGCGCAACCAGTCTACACACTCAAACTGCTCCAAAACAtcctcaaagccaacaaggctGTTTTGGAGAAACTCACTCTCCAAAAGGATTGGTCACGCTTCACTCACCTCAAGCAAGGCGCCACCCTGGCCGATCTTGTCCTCAGTGCCAAAGAAAGCGAAAACGCGTGGCCGACGCTCAATGCCCTCTGGACGGAACTCACCCTACCCGGACGGCCACCCGTGCTTTTTGCCCTCGACGGCCTGgctcacatcaacaagatgaGCGAGTACCGCGACCCGTCGTTCAACCAAGTACACGCCCACGAATTATCCCTTGTGCGTGTCTTTGTAGACGCCCTCTCTGGGAAGACGAAGCTCCCCAATGGCGGCGCCATCATCGCTGCTACGTCAGACAACAACACACATTACCACCCTTCGCAAGAACTCGTCCTCTCACAACTCGAGGCCGGTCAGGCTGGTCGTGAAATCCCCAAGCCAAACCCCTACGAGAAAAAGTATGATGAGCGTGTGTACGAGTCCCTGAAGAACAGCTACGTTTTCAGAATCGAAGGCGTGTCCAAGGATGAAGGGCGAGTGTTGATGGAATACTGGGGCGCGAGCGGTATGCTGCGCACTGTTTTGAATACGAGGACTGTGTCTGAGAAGTGGGCTCTTGGTGGGCATGGTATTGTCGGTGAGATGGAGAGGGCTTCcttgttgacgatgaggatgtAA
- a CDS encoding ribosome biogenesis protein (similar to Metarhizium acridum CQMa 102 XP_007807413.1), which produces MALPGSRPKLPISVDKPTPYTFDLGLLLAEDPNTITLDHSSLEQSLAEVARDGAQSLINQLLTTCPISSTKDGVLLSLPAPSTALPREKPVPEAKPKTKWERFAEKKGIKAKTREQRRNLAYDEESGEWKRKWGYKALNKKGEDDPIVEVDMKKERERKEGTSIRGDGRRERKERIKRNERKMRKNEKDAMNARRS; this is translated from the coding sequence ATGGCTCTCCCTGGTTCAAGACCAAAGCTCCCCATTTCCGTGGACAAACCCACGCCGTACACCTTCGATCTAGGACTTCTTCTCGCCGAAGaccccaacaccatcaccctCGACCACTCCTCTCTCGAACAGTCCCTCGCAGAAGTCGCCCGCGACGGTGCCCAATCTCTCATCAACCAACTCCTCACAACCTGTCCCATCAGCTCAACTAAGGACGGCGTACTCCTTTCACTGCCCGCACCGTCGACCGCCCTGCCGCGCGAGAAGCCTGTCCCagaagccaagcccaagaccAAGTGGGAGCGCTtcgccgagaagaagggcatcaaggccaagactAGAGAACAGCGAAGAAACCTGGCATATGACGAGGAGAGCGGTGAATGGAAGCGCAAGTGGGGTTACAAGGCACTTAACAAGAAGGGCGAAGATGATCCTATTGTGGAAGTGgacatgaagaaggagagggagagaaaGGAAGGAACAAGCATCAGAGGAGATGGAcggagagagagaaaagagagGATTAAGCGCAAcgagaggaagatgaggaagaatGAGAAAGATGCTATGAATGCTAGACGTAGTTGA